A single region of the Puniceicoccales bacterium genome encodes:
- a CDS encoding beta-ketoacyl-[acyl-carrier-protein] synthase family protein, giving the protein MYTADERIVITGVGLTAPNGNSLKEFRSNLLAGKSNIEMLDIRYIGVVPAGVCDFEATRYQSKKDIRNGTRAGSIGVYCANEAISDSGIDFATMDRARIGVYVGITEHGNVETENEIYNLSRFNYDVKYWGHYHNPRTIANNPAGEITINLGITGPHYTIGAACAAGNAGLIQALQMLRLGEVDIAIAGGVSESIRSFGIFAGFKSQGALGYNQDPNRVSRPFDKARNGIVVSEGGCLYVVERLRDALSRGAKIYAEIVGYAINSDATDAVKPNSTRQAECIRLALKMANMQPGDVSIVSTHATSTAQGDISECVALREVFTVGNTYFNNTKSLIGHAMGAAGALELAGNLPSFDDHYVHATINIDDIDPSCRIDNLVCNKAIKLDNPDVILNNSFGMMGVNSVVIAKKFSA; this is encoded by the coding sequence ATGTACACAGCTGATGAAAGAATAGTCATAACCGGTGTGGGATTGACTGCACCTAACGGCAACTCTCTGAAGGAGTTCAGGAGTAACTTGCTAGCCGGAAAGTCAAATATCGAAATGCTCGATATTCGGTATATTGGGGTTGTTCCGGCCGGTGTATGTGATTTTGAAGCCACTCGCTATCAAAGCAAGAAGGACATTAGGAATGGTACCCGCGCCGGCAGCATTGGCGTTTATTGTGCCAACGAGGCGATTAGCGACAGCGGTATTGATTTTGCGACGATGGACAGAGCACGAATTGGCGTCTACGTGGGCATAACAGAGCACGGTAACGTTGAGACAGAGAACGAGATATATAATTTGTCCCGGTTTAACTATGATGTAAAATACTGGGGACACTATCATAACCCACGGACCATAGCCAACAATCCGGCCGGTGAGATTACCATAAATCTGGGGATAACCGGGCCTCATTATACCATCGGCGCTGCCTGTGCGGCTGGTAATGCAGGGTTAATCCAGGCACTTCAAATGTTACGGCTTGGCGAAGTTGACATTGCCATCGCCGGTGGTGTCAGCGAAAGCATAAGGTCTTTTGGCATATTTGCTGGATTTAAGAGTCAAGGTGCGCTGGGTTATAACCAGGATCCGAACCGGGTTAGCCGACCGTTTGACAAGGCAAGAAACGGGATTGTGGTGAGCGAAGGTGGATGCCTATATGTTGTTGAACGGCTGAGGGATGCTCTGTCACGTGGCGCGAAGATCTATGCCGAGATAGTTGGCTATGCGATAAACTCCGATGCCACGGATGCTGTCAAGCCGAATTCGACCAGGCAGGCGGAATGCATTCGTCTTGCTTTAAAAATGGCCAATATGCAGCCCGGTGACGTGAGTATAGTTAGCACCCATGCCACGTCGACAGCCCAGGGAGATATATCTGAGTGCGTTGCGCTACGGGAGGTGTTTACCGTTGGCAATACGTATTTCAATAATACTAAAAGTCTTATAGGTCATGCCATGGGAGCTGCTGGAGCCTTGGAGCTGGCTGGGAATTTGCCATCTTTTGATGATCATTATGTCCATGCGACGATCAATATCGATGACATAGATCCCAGCTGTCGAATCGATAATCTGGTGTGCAACAAGGCAATAAAGCTAGATAACCCGGATGTGATTTTGAACAATTCCTTTGGAATGATGGGTGTAAATTCCGTTGTTATAGCTAAAAAATTTTCAGCCTAG